TTCATTTGTAATGCTGCATCTCAAATGTCTTATTTGGGCTAAGCAATGTCTTCCTAGTGTCTACTAAATGAACCATCTATAACTATATCAGTTCTGCTACAAATCTCTTCCCGGTATCTACTAAAGAAGCTGTCAGCAAGTGCACGTAGCAACTATCTTCAATTAGATAATTGTCACTAAAGAAGCTGTCAGCAAGTGCACGGAGCAACTATCTTCAATTAGATAATTGTCACAAAACGGGAATAGGcctattatcaaattttgagcACTGGACACCATCACAATAGCGGTGTAATACTTGATCACCATTTTAAATCAGCCAATGCCAGAAGAAATCAAACAAGTGACAAAAGCAAAGAGTAACCATAGTCTATTCCTCAAAAAATGTAATCTGTGGCACTAAATTTGAGTTTCCTCATTAAgttcaatgattttatttaCCCTTTCCCACACCCTTCATCATaaaccaaattaataaattagtcCGGCCTAGAACTATGAAATTACCAACTGACTACCTAACTACccagaaatcaaaataaataacaagaaGACAATAACCAATCTCTACAATATTCAATAATGATAATGTTGTTCAATATCAACCCATATCATACATATTTCCAAAACACAAATACAAGCACTTAATCAAGAAAACGATAACAGACCATTGAAATTCCCAATTTATTTACCTCAAAAATGTAGTAATTGTGTCTACTTCTTCTTGCCTTTTTTAGCAGAAGCAGATTTGCGCTTAGGTGGGAGCACAACCTCACCCGTAAGTACAGGGATTTCCATTATCTCGTCCAATCCTGCATACCTCTTACGGAACTTCTCCACTTGGTCGGCGTCAACAAGAAGAGCAGAGCGGCTGCCCAAGTAGAAGGGATGGTTCCCAGACCAAACATCCACCACGTACTCCTTCCGTGTCCCACCCGTCGTCATCACCAGCTCACCGTTACAATAGACCTTCGCATCCTCGTAGAATTCCGGATGTATGTCCTTCTTTCGACACGTCACAACCTGGGTCCTGTGATTGATTCCCACTGCTGCACATTTTACCTGTATAATAACCCatcgataaaataaaactacGGACGGAAATTGGAGAAGTTAGAAGAAGAACTGTTGTGTTACCTTTTTGGTGGGAAGAATTGGAGTAGAGGGTTTTATTTGGAGGAATGTGTTGGGTAAACTAAGCGCCATTTTCTGTGTTTGTTTGAGGGAGAGACTGAGAGGATTCTCCTTGTTAAGATAAGGGATTCACATACAGAACAAATTGGCTGTGCGAATTTACAAGTGAATCCATTTCCTACTTGGGCTGAGTTTCTCAAGTCTTCTTGGGCTCAGATTTTTGGCCCATCCCTTCACTTGTCCAATTAAAAGTCCCAAAGCATATTCGATCTAACTCTAATAATGATTTTCTTGGTGGGTGATGATTGGACTGGTTAGTCAAATACAATGTTTAAAACCATATTTAGTTCAATAGAgtaactcgagctcaactctAATTTAgaatagttaatttaaattataatttgagcTTAATTTATTCGAGTTAATGAAGAGTTTGTTAAAAAAAACTGTTAGTTTCATTGAAGAAAAAGGGCattaagaatgaagaaaaaatttttttaaagaataagataaaaaagaaataaaattatcgaAAAAGGTAAtctattaacaattttttaataacttaatcaaattatgttatcgctaattttatttgaatccgATTCAAATCCGC
This is a stretch of genomic DNA from Mangifera indica cultivar Alphonso chromosome 11, CATAS_Mindica_2.1, whole genome shotgun sequence. It encodes these proteins:
- the LOC123228806 gene encoding 50S ribosomal protein L31, chloroplastic — translated: MALSLPNTFLQIKPSTPILPTKKVKCAAVGINHRTQVVTCRKKDIHPEFYEDAKVYCNGELVMTTGGTRKEYVVDVWSGNHPFYLGSRSALLVDADQVEKFRKRYAGLDEIMEIPVLTGEVVLPPKRKSASAKKGKKK